The Megachile rotundata isolate GNS110a chromosome 11, iyMegRotu1, whole genome shotgun sequence genome includes a region encoding these proteins:
- the LOC100877716 gene encoding armadillo repeat-containing protein 3 isoform X2, with protein MGPKRAEVSKQKERVDRREQTKHKFDVLRLEVKYPGTAILLLQCQEKPVLLAAAAALAKYGSKAKGNLEVLFDLDIVDSVIALITHEDLFTRRCISFNAYDIFSLQFLQYLAIDRFAAKLLAEMVAIPNVLNFLLDSNYYIPHFTKVLINDQDLFMQEFSSLILAEMSKDPFGAAQMLNQCTDMDFLFERIQSPDPDVKKNSIEIIYNLLQDPTGAPMIIETKNFNLSAVYDLYNSPYPEIQKLALDVVTDLVSRNQDDHLQDLFRRSNGLQALLKFLDNIEWEDLHSKAFLILRLACDNVATAEMFDDIGGIKEMMNYLEGTVNSNLFMEALDVVVRLSDSPRGRHALYTYGIIDYLLRTLVGNVQPEIYEISCHGIGMMTLYDRAGKDLTASGCVTNILDIVKNENLKWSTRQAALFALKQLLTCDLKNCENFLSIQGQNYFLRMMKQPIGKVPVEVLVGMVKCFIIIARNQILRPTVVNVDVIDAMCTSFELTCPSMDDFKIACCNALAVLCMEKAGRAAFLKAHGHKRLYTLLTEVRSTPIRNAAAQLIQLLCGDPVLANAFVSAKYLNYMLNNRLIAKLIPSWDTCIEALFSAHLPIKFALTGRLSLHDVTKDGFYVLRRNVCKYAFTELQYSYVQTKIISFHRFPILDDIFRFKYCPMEPIYVVNCIRPRKSSIQEKIESLLSLQGVSSTSLPSISERDIFLSTEIRDLMMDMKFGRLQCDPCLYNYLELFKCKLIAAESKDVALKAEQGLVNVSYVASRAKMLAKFVAQQLAGPDPMITCVDHQLEIHLKQIKHCIETSVIPLGMLRVGSFLERALLFKVMADRIHLPAALIKHSTEKDIIKYYVEEMSCPDIVTLYDSVRHVTSEEEVSNESTFTDQDETFYPTKLLKPNFIVDLINNPGDLIPIDSRRAKIYCAKQLDCDTACEDVNV; from the exons ATGGGGCCAAAGCGTGCAGAG GTGTCCAAGCAAAAGGAAAGAGTTGATCGCAGGGAGCAAACTAAGCACAAGTTTGATGTTCTTCGGCTAGAAGTTAAATATCCAGGAACAGCGATATTGCTTTTACAATGTCAAGAAAAGCCTGTGCTCCTAGCTGCAGCTGCAGCCTTGGCAAAATATGGCAGCAAAGCTAAAGGAAACTTGGAAGTTCTATTCGACCTTGATATTGTGGATAGCGTGATTGCACTGATCACTCATGAAGATTTATTCACCAGAAGGTGCATTTCCTTCAATGCTTACGATATCTTTTCCTTGCAATTTCTACAATACCTTGCAATCGATAGGTTTGCTGCAAAGTTATTAGCTGAGATGGTTGCTATTCCCAATGTCCTTAATTTTTTGCTGGACTCAAACTACTACATTCCACACTTTACAAAGGTCTTGATCAATGATCAGGATCTGTTCATGCAAGAATTCTCATCCTTAATATTAGCAGAAATGTCAAAGGACCCTTTTGGCGCAGCTCAAATGTTAAATCAGTGTACAGATATGGATTTTCTGTTTGAGAGAATCCAGTCACCAGATCCAGATGTGAAAAAGAAcagtatagaaattatatataatctttTACAAGATCCTACTGGAGCACCAATGATCATCGAAACAAAG AACTTCAACCTGTCAGCAGTGTACGATCTCTATAATTCCCCATATCCTGAAATTCAGAAGCTAGCCCTTGACGTAGTAACTGATCTAGTCAGCAGAAACCAGGATGACCACTTGCAAGACCTTTTTCGAAGATCAAACGGTCTCCAGGCTTTGCTAAAGTTTTTAGAC AATATCGAATGGGAAGATCTTCACTCAAAGGCATTCTTGATTCTTCGCTTAGCCTGTGACAATGTGGCAACTGCAGAAATGTTCGATGACATTGGAGGTATTAAGGAGATGATGAACTACTTGGAGGGAACTGTCAACTCGAACCTCTTCATGGAAGCCCTCGACGTGGTTGTTCGTCTGTCAGATTCCCCTAGGGGTAGACAT GCGTTATACACGTATGGAATCATCGATTACTTATTGCGTACATTAGTAGGCAATGTGCAGCCTGAAATATACGAAATTAGTTGCCATGGTATTGGAATGATGACTCTGTATGATAGAGCTGGTAAAGATTTAACGGCAAGTGGCTGTGTAACCAACATACTAG ACATAGTAAAGAATGAGAACTTGAAATGGAGTACCAGGCAAGCAGCACTGTTCGCTTTGAAGCAACTGTTGACATGTGACCTCAAGAACTGCGAAAACTTCTTGAGCATTCAAGGCCAG AATTATTTTCTGCGGATGATGAAACAACCTATAGGGAAGGTCCCTGTTGAGGTGCTAGTAGGAATGGTCAAATGCTTCATAATAATTGCAAGGAATCAAATCCTACGGCCTACTGTTGTCAACGTGGACGTGATCGATGCAATGTGCACATCTTTTGAA TTGACCTGTCCATCGATGGACGACTTCAAGATCGCCTGCTGCAACGCTCTCGCTGTTCTTTGCATGGAAAAAGCTGGAAGAGCCGCGTTTCTGAAGGCTCACGGGCATAAACGCTTATATACCTTATTGACGGAGGTCAGGTCGACCCCAATAAGGAACGCTGCCGCTCAACTGATTCAATTACTATGCGGAGATCCGGTTTTGGCCAATGCTTTCGTATCTgctaaatacttaaatta TATGCTGAATAATCGCCTAATTGCGAAGCTGATTCCTTCATGGGACACCTGCATCGAAGCCTTGTTTAGTGCGCATCTGCCGATCAAGTTTGCTCTCACTGGACGACTTTCCTTGCATGATGTCACTAAGGATGGTTTTTATGTTCTTCGAAGAAACGTTTGCAAGTATGCTTTcacagaattacaatactcatacgtacaaactaaaattatttcttttcacaGATTTCCAATATTGGATGATATCTTCCGGTTCAAGTACTGTCCAATGGAGCCCATATACGTAGTTAACTGCATCCGACCCCGTAAATCAAGCATCCAGGAGAAAATAGAAAGTCTATTATCTCTACAAG GTGTCAGCAGCACTAGCCTACCTAGCATCAGTGAGAGAGACATCTTCCTATCAACCGAGATCAGAGACCTGATGATGGACATGAAATTCGGTCGTCTTCAGTGCGACCCTTGCCTCTACAACTATTTAGAGCTCTTCAAGTGCAAGCTCATCGCTGCAGAATCAAAAGATGT AGCATTGAAAGCTGAGCAAGGATTAGTGAATGTTAGCTACGTTGCCTCTCGTGCTAAGATGTTAGCCAAATTCGTGGCTCAACAACTGGCAGGACCAGATCCTATGATCACGTGCGTGGACCATCAGTTGGAGATTCATTTGAAGCAGATCAAACATTGCATTGAGACGAGTGTGATACCGTTAGGGATGCTACGAGTGGGTTCCTTTCTGGAGAGAGCTCTGCTTTTCAAAGTGATGGCTGATAGGATACATTTGCCAGCTGCTCTG atCAAACACTCGACCGAAaaagatattataaaatattacgtgGAGGAAATGTCCTGTCCAGACATCGTCACCTTATACGACTCTGTGCGACACGTCACAAGCGAAGAGGAAGTCTCAAACGAGTCGACTTTTACGGATCAGGATGAAACATTTTACCCGACGAAATTGCTGAAACCGAATTTTATCGTCGACTTGATAAACAATCCAGGAGACCTGATCCCGATAGACAGTCGTAGAGCAAAAATATACTGCGCGAAACAATTAGATTGCGACACGGCGTGTGAAGATGTAAATGTTTAA
- the LOC100877716 gene encoding armadillo repeat-containing protein 3 isoform X1, translating into MGPKRAEVSKQKERVDRREQTKHKFDVLRLEVKYPGTAILLLQCQEKPVLLAAAAALAKYGSKAKGNLEVLFDLDIVDSVIALITHEDLFTRRCISFNAYDIFSLQFLQYLAIDRFAAKLLAEMVAIPNVLNFLLDSNYYIPHFTKVLINDQDLFMQEFSSLILAEMSKDPFGAAQMLNQCTDMDFLFERIQSPDPDVKKNSIEIIYNLLQDPTGAPMIIETKNFNLSAVYDLYNSPYPEIQKLALDVVTDLVSRNQDDHLQDLFRRSNGLQALLKFLDNIEWEDLHSKAFLILRLACDNVATAEMFDDIGGIKEMMNYLEGTVNSNLFMEALDVVVRLSDSPRGRHALYTYGIIDYLLRTLVGNVQPEIYEISCHGIGMMTLYDRAGKDLTASGCVTNILDIVKNENLKWSTRQAALFALKQLLTCDLKNCENFLSIQGQNYFLRMMKQPIGKVPVEVLVGMVKCFIIIARNQILRPTVVNVDVIDAMCTSFELTCPSMDDFKIACCNALAVLCMEKAGRAAFLKAHGHKRLYTLLTEVRSTPIRNAAAQLIQLLCGDPVLANAFVSAKYLNYMLNNRLIAKLIPSWDTCIEALFSAHLPIKFALTGRLSLHDVTKDGFYVLRRNVCKYAFTELQYSYVQTKIISFHRFPILDDIFRFKYCPMEPIYVVNCIRPRKSSIQEKIESLLSLQGVSSTSLPSISERDIFLSTEIRDLMMDMKFGRLQCDPCLYNYLELFKCKLIAAESKDVALKAEQGLVNVSYVASRAKMLAKFVAQQLAGPDPMITCVDHQLEIHLKQIKHCIETSVIPLGMLRVGSFLERALLFKVMADRIHLPAALVRGEYGAAWVEIAVPEIKHSTEKDIIKYYVEEMSCPDIVTLYDSVRHVTSEEEVSNESTFTDQDETFYPTKLLKPNFIVDLINNPGDLIPIDSRRAKIYCAKQLDCDTACEDVNV; encoded by the exons ATGGGGCCAAAGCGTGCAGAG GTGTCCAAGCAAAAGGAAAGAGTTGATCGCAGGGAGCAAACTAAGCACAAGTTTGATGTTCTTCGGCTAGAAGTTAAATATCCAGGAACAGCGATATTGCTTTTACAATGTCAAGAAAAGCCTGTGCTCCTAGCTGCAGCTGCAGCCTTGGCAAAATATGGCAGCAAAGCTAAAGGAAACTTGGAAGTTCTATTCGACCTTGATATTGTGGATAGCGTGATTGCACTGATCACTCATGAAGATTTATTCACCAGAAGGTGCATTTCCTTCAATGCTTACGATATCTTTTCCTTGCAATTTCTACAATACCTTGCAATCGATAGGTTTGCTGCAAAGTTATTAGCTGAGATGGTTGCTATTCCCAATGTCCTTAATTTTTTGCTGGACTCAAACTACTACATTCCACACTTTACAAAGGTCTTGATCAATGATCAGGATCTGTTCATGCAAGAATTCTCATCCTTAATATTAGCAGAAATGTCAAAGGACCCTTTTGGCGCAGCTCAAATGTTAAATCAGTGTACAGATATGGATTTTCTGTTTGAGAGAATCCAGTCACCAGATCCAGATGTGAAAAAGAAcagtatagaaattatatataatctttTACAAGATCCTACTGGAGCACCAATGATCATCGAAACAAAG AACTTCAACCTGTCAGCAGTGTACGATCTCTATAATTCCCCATATCCTGAAATTCAGAAGCTAGCCCTTGACGTAGTAACTGATCTAGTCAGCAGAAACCAGGATGACCACTTGCAAGACCTTTTTCGAAGATCAAACGGTCTCCAGGCTTTGCTAAAGTTTTTAGAC AATATCGAATGGGAAGATCTTCACTCAAAGGCATTCTTGATTCTTCGCTTAGCCTGTGACAATGTGGCAACTGCAGAAATGTTCGATGACATTGGAGGTATTAAGGAGATGATGAACTACTTGGAGGGAACTGTCAACTCGAACCTCTTCATGGAAGCCCTCGACGTGGTTGTTCGTCTGTCAGATTCCCCTAGGGGTAGACAT GCGTTATACACGTATGGAATCATCGATTACTTATTGCGTACATTAGTAGGCAATGTGCAGCCTGAAATATACGAAATTAGTTGCCATGGTATTGGAATGATGACTCTGTATGATAGAGCTGGTAAAGATTTAACGGCAAGTGGCTGTGTAACCAACATACTAG ACATAGTAAAGAATGAGAACTTGAAATGGAGTACCAGGCAAGCAGCACTGTTCGCTTTGAAGCAACTGTTGACATGTGACCTCAAGAACTGCGAAAACTTCTTGAGCATTCAAGGCCAG AATTATTTTCTGCGGATGATGAAACAACCTATAGGGAAGGTCCCTGTTGAGGTGCTAGTAGGAATGGTCAAATGCTTCATAATAATTGCAAGGAATCAAATCCTACGGCCTACTGTTGTCAACGTGGACGTGATCGATGCAATGTGCACATCTTTTGAA TTGACCTGTCCATCGATGGACGACTTCAAGATCGCCTGCTGCAACGCTCTCGCTGTTCTTTGCATGGAAAAAGCTGGAAGAGCCGCGTTTCTGAAGGCTCACGGGCATAAACGCTTATATACCTTATTGACGGAGGTCAGGTCGACCCCAATAAGGAACGCTGCCGCTCAACTGATTCAATTACTATGCGGAGATCCGGTTTTGGCCAATGCTTTCGTATCTgctaaatacttaaatta TATGCTGAATAATCGCCTAATTGCGAAGCTGATTCCTTCATGGGACACCTGCATCGAAGCCTTGTTTAGTGCGCATCTGCCGATCAAGTTTGCTCTCACTGGACGACTTTCCTTGCATGATGTCACTAAGGATGGTTTTTATGTTCTTCGAAGAAACGTTTGCAAGTATGCTTTcacagaattacaatactcatacgtacaaactaaaattatttcttttcacaGATTTCCAATATTGGATGATATCTTCCGGTTCAAGTACTGTCCAATGGAGCCCATATACGTAGTTAACTGCATCCGACCCCGTAAATCAAGCATCCAGGAGAAAATAGAAAGTCTATTATCTCTACAAG GTGTCAGCAGCACTAGCCTACCTAGCATCAGTGAGAGAGACATCTTCCTATCAACCGAGATCAGAGACCTGATGATGGACATGAAATTCGGTCGTCTTCAGTGCGACCCTTGCCTCTACAACTATTTAGAGCTCTTCAAGTGCAAGCTCATCGCTGCAGAATCAAAAGATGT AGCATTGAAAGCTGAGCAAGGATTAGTGAATGTTAGCTACGTTGCCTCTCGTGCTAAGATGTTAGCCAAATTCGTGGCTCAACAACTGGCAGGACCAGATCCTATGATCACGTGCGTGGACCATCAGTTGGAGATTCATTTGAAGCAGATCAAACATTGCATTGAGACGAGTGTGATACCGTTAGGGATGCTACGAGTGGGTTCCTTTCTGGAGAGAGCTCTGCTTTTCAAAGTGATGGCTGATAGGATACATTTGCCAGCTGCTCTGGTGCGAGGAGAGTATGGCGCAGCTTGGGTTGAAATAGCTGTACCTGAG atCAAACACTCGACCGAAaaagatattataaaatattacgtgGAGGAAATGTCCTGTCCAGACATCGTCACCTTATACGACTCTGTGCGACACGTCACAAGCGAAGAGGAAGTCTCAAACGAGTCGACTTTTACGGATCAGGATGAAACATTTTACCCGACGAAATTGCTGAAACCGAATTTTATCGTCGACTTGATAAACAATCCAGGAGACCTGATCCCGATAGACAGTCGTAGAGCAAAAATATACTGCGCGAAACAATTAGATTGCGACACGGCGTGTGAAGATGTAAATGTTTAA
- the LOC100877716 gene encoding armadillo repeat-containing protein 3 isoform X3 has protein sequence MGPKRAEVSKQKERVDRREQTKHKFDVLRLEVKYPGTAILLLQCQEKPVLLAAAAALAKYGSKAKGNLEVLFDLDIVDSVIALITHEDLFTRRCISFNAYDIFSLQFLQYLAIDRFAAKLLAEMVAIPNVLNFLLDSNYYIPHFTKVLINDQDLFMQEFSSLILAEMSKDPFGAAQMLNQCTDMDFLFERIQSPDPDVKKNSIEIIYNLLQDPTGAPMIIETKNFNLSAVYDLYNSPYPEIQKLALDVVTDLVSRNQDDHLQDLFRRSNGLQALLKFLDNIEWEDLHSKAFLILRLACDNVATAEMFDDIGGIKEMMNYLEGTVNSNLFMEALDVVVRLSDSPRGRHALYTYGIIDYLLRTLVGNVQPEIYEISCHGIGMMTLYDRAGKDLTASGCVTNILDIVKNENLKWSTRQAALFALKQLLTCDLKNCENFLSIQGQNYFLRMMKQPIGKVPVEVLVGMVKCFIIIARNQILRPTVVNVDVIDAMCTSFELTCPSMDDFKIACCNALAVLCMEKAGRAAFLKAHGHKRLYTLLTEVRSTPIRNAAAQLIQLLCGDPVLANAFVSAKYLNYMLNNRLIAKLIPSWDTCIEALFSAHLPIKFALTGRLSLHDVTKDGFYVLRRNVCKFPILDDIFRFKYCPMEPIYVVNCIRPRKSSIQEKIESLLSLQGVSSTSLPSISERDIFLSTEIRDLMMDMKFGRLQCDPCLYNYLELFKCKLIAAESKDVALKAEQGLVNVSYVASRAKMLAKFVAQQLAGPDPMITCVDHQLEIHLKQIKHCIETSVIPLGMLRVGSFLERALLFKVMADRIHLPAALVRGEYGAAWVEIAVPEIKHSTEKDIIKYYVEEMSCPDIVTLYDSVRHVTSEEEVSNESTFTDQDETFYPTKLLKPNFIVDLINNPGDLIPIDSRRAKIYCAKQLDCDTACEDVNV, from the exons ATGGGGCCAAAGCGTGCAGAG GTGTCCAAGCAAAAGGAAAGAGTTGATCGCAGGGAGCAAACTAAGCACAAGTTTGATGTTCTTCGGCTAGAAGTTAAATATCCAGGAACAGCGATATTGCTTTTACAATGTCAAGAAAAGCCTGTGCTCCTAGCTGCAGCTGCAGCCTTGGCAAAATATGGCAGCAAAGCTAAAGGAAACTTGGAAGTTCTATTCGACCTTGATATTGTGGATAGCGTGATTGCACTGATCACTCATGAAGATTTATTCACCAGAAGGTGCATTTCCTTCAATGCTTACGATATCTTTTCCTTGCAATTTCTACAATACCTTGCAATCGATAGGTTTGCTGCAAAGTTATTAGCTGAGATGGTTGCTATTCCCAATGTCCTTAATTTTTTGCTGGACTCAAACTACTACATTCCACACTTTACAAAGGTCTTGATCAATGATCAGGATCTGTTCATGCAAGAATTCTCATCCTTAATATTAGCAGAAATGTCAAAGGACCCTTTTGGCGCAGCTCAAATGTTAAATCAGTGTACAGATATGGATTTTCTGTTTGAGAGAATCCAGTCACCAGATCCAGATGTGAAAAAGAAcagtatagaaattatatataatctttTACAAGATCCTACTGGAGCACCAATGATCATCGAAACAAAG AACTTCAACCTGTCAGCAGTGTACGATCTCTATAATTCCCCATATCCTGAAATTCAGAAGCTAGCCCTTGACGTAGTAACTGATCTAGTCAGCAGAAACCAGGATGACCACTTGCAAGACCTTTTTCGAAGATCAAACGGTCTCCAGGCTTTGCTAAAGTTTTTAGAC AATATCGAATGGGAAGATCTTCACTCAAAGGCATTCTTGATTCTTCGCTTAGCCTGTGACAATGTGGCAACTGCAGAAATGTTCGATGACATTGGAGGTATTAAGGAGATGATGAACTACTTGGAGGGAACTGTCAACTCGAACCTCTTCATGGAAGCCCTCGACGTGGTTGTTCGTCTGTCAGATTCCCCTAGGGGTAGACAT GCGTTATACACGTATGGAATCATCGATTACTTATTGCGTACATTAGTAGGCAATGTGCAGCCTGAAATATACGAAATTAGTTGCCATGGTATTGGAATGATGACTCTGTATGATAGAGCTGGTAAAGATTTAACGGCAAGTGGCTGTGTAACCAACATACTAG ACATAGTAAAGAATGAGAACTTGAAATGGAGTACCAGGCAAGCAGCACTGTTCGCTTTGAAGCAACTGTTGACATGTGACCTCAAGAACTGCGAAAACTTCTTGAGCATTCAAGGCCAG AATTATTTTCTGCGGATGATGAAACAACCTATAGGGAAGGTCCCTGTTGAGGTGCTAGTAGGAATGGTCAAATGCTTCATAATAATTGCAAGGAATCAAATCCTACGGCCTACTGTTGTCAACGTGGACGTGATCGATGCAATGTGCACATCTTTTGAA TTGACCTGTCCATCGATGGACGACTTCAAGATCGCCTGCTGCAACGCTCTCGCTGTTCTTTGCATGGAAAAAGCTGGAAGAGCCGCGTTTCTGAAGGCTCACGGGCATAAACGCTTATATACCTTATTGACGGAGGTCAGGTCGACCCCAATAAGGAACGCTGCCGCTCAACTGATTCAATTACTATGCGGAGATCCGGTTTTGGCCAATGCTTTCGTATCTgctaaatacttaaatta TATGCTGAATAATCGCCTAATTGCGAAGCTGATTCCTTCATGGGACACCTGCATCGAAGCCTTGTTTAGTGCGCATCTGCCGATCAAGTTTGCTCTCACTGGACGACTTTCCTTGCATGATGTCACTAAGGATGGTTTTTATGTTCTTCGAAGAAACGTTTGCAA ATTTCCAATATTGGATGATATCTTCCGGTTCAAGTACTGTCCAATGGAGCCCATATACGTAGTTAACTGCATCCGACCCCGTAAATCAAGCATCCAGGAGAAAATAGAAAGTCTATTATCTCTACAAG GTGTCAGCAGCACTAGCCTACCTAGCATCAGTGAGAGAGACATCTTCCTATCAACCGAGATCAGAGACCTGATGATGGACATGAAATTCGGTCGTCTTCAGTGCGACCCTTGCCTCTACAACTATTTAGAGCTCTTCAAGTGCAAGCTCATCGCTGCAGAATCAAAAGATGT AGCATTGAAAGCTGAGCAAGGATTAGTGAATGTTAGCTACGTTGCCTCTCGTGCTAAGATGTTAGCCAAATTCGTGGCTCAACAACTGGCAGGACCAGATCCTATGATCACGTGCGTGGACCATCAGTTGGAGATTCATTTGAAGCAGATCAAACATTGCATTGAGACGAGTGTGATACCGTTAGGGATGCTACGAGTGGGTTCCTTTCTGGAGAGAGCTCTGCTTTTCAAAGTGATGGCTGATAGGATACATTTGCCAGCTGCTCTGGTGCGAGGAGAGTATGGCGCAGCTTGGGTTGAAATAGCTGTACCTGAG atCAAACACTCGACCGAAaaagatattataaaatattacgtgGAGGAAATGTCCTGTCCAGACATCGTCACCTTATACGACTCTGTGCGACACGTCACAAGCGAAGAGGAAGTCTCAAACGAGTCGACTTTTACGGATCAGGATGAAACATTTTACCCGACGAAATTGCTGAAACCGAATTTTATCGTCGACTTGATAAACAATCCAGGAGACCTGATCCCGATAGACAGTCGTAGAGCAAAAATATACTGCGCGAAACAATTAGATTGCGACACGGCGTGTGAAGATGTAAATGTTTAA